The Campylobacter concisus sequence TACGTAGCTTATGGCACGATAAATGTCTCAGGCAGCACTCTTCAGGCCATAAAACGCCCAGTGGCCATCTTTTTGCTAAATGGATTTAGGCAATTTGTACTTCAAGGATCACTTTTTTACGCAGTAGTTTTCTATTTTGGTCTTGAGATAAAATTTATATGGCTAGCTCTATTTTTTAGTGTCTATCTTACAGCCATTTGCTTCGTCTTTTGGACGCTTCATCAGTTAAGAAGGGCTACTGGCGTAAGCTTTTAAATTTAAAACAAAATGCAAAAAAGCAAAGTGAAGCAACTAAGATTATGCTAGCTCCGCCTGTTAGGTTAAAATAAAAGCTAATAAATAGACCACTAAAGCAAAAAACGACTGAAAAGATAGTGGAGATTAGCATCATCAGCCCCAGTCTTTTAGCAAAAATTTGTGCTAAATATGGGGGTATAGTAAGAAGAGCGATGACTAAAATCAGCCCCACAACACGAATCGTAGCCACCACACAAAGTGCCATCATACATACTAATAAATAGTGAAAAAATGTTGTATTTACGCCGCGCAACTTTGCAAACTCTGCATCAAAGCTAATAGCTACAAATTGACGATAAAAAAGGGCAATGAGCGCCAAAAATAAGATATCTAAAATACTCATAAATGTTATATCTTGCCCACTCACTGCTAAGATAGAGCCAAAAAGATAACTCATAAGATCTGCATTGTATCCCGGAGTTAAATCGATAAAAATGATGCCAATAGCCATGCCAAATGCCCAAATAGCGCCGATAACTGAGTCGATGTTGGTTTTATCTTTTAGCGTGATAGTGGCGATTACGAGAGCTAAAAAGAGTGAGAATATGCTAGCTCCAAGAAGTGGTTCGAGCGAGAAGAAAAAGGCAAGTCCTATGCCGCCATATGCTCCATGCGCAATGCCGCCAGCGATAAAAGTCATTTTATTTATAACAACGAGTGAGCCTATGAGCCCACAAATGATACTAACTAAAATGCCAGCAATAAAGGCATTTTGCATAAAACTTAACTCTAAAATTTCACTCATTTTATCTCTTTAGCTTAAAAACATTACTTTTGATTTTGCACTCACATTCGCCAAGTGCGATCTCAACGTCACAAAAATGGCTATGAGATTTTGCTAAATGCTCTATAAATTCTCTTTTTGCAGTATCTTCATGAGTTTTATGAATATGTAAATTTTTACTCACATAGGCGATTTTTGTAGCATAATTTAGCACGATATTTAGATCGTGACTTACCAAAACTATGCCAACACCGCTTGCATTTATACTTTTTAAAATTTCATAAATTTCAGCCTGGCCCTTTGTATCGATACTGGCTGTTGGCTCGTCTAAAACGAGAACTTTTGCATTTGCACAAAGCGCTCTTGCGATATATACACGCTGTCTTTGGCCACCGCTTAGCTCACCAATTCTAGCACTTGCAAATTCTTTCATGCCAACTTTCTCAAGGGCGGCAAGAGCCATTTGTTTCTCATCTCGCGAATAAAAACCAAAAATTTTTTTATCGATTAGCCCCATTAAAACTACTTCTAAAACCATCATTGGAAAGCTTTGATTTGAGAGAAAATTTTGAGGCACATAACCTATAAATTTACTGACTTCGCTTGGCTCTTTTCCAAAGAGTTTTATCTCGCCACTTTGAGGCTTAAGTAGTCCTAAGATAAGCTTTAAAAGTGTGCTTTTACCACCACCATTTGGGCCAATGATAGCCAAAAACTCATCGCTACTATAATCTAAATTGATACCTTCTAAAACCACTTGTTTATCGTAGCTAAAGTTTAAATTTTTAATTTTTATAATTTCTTTCAAAACAGACTCTTTTGCGTAAATGTCGTAGTAAAAATAAAAAGTCCAAGCCAAAGCATAACGCTAAGAGCCATAAATTCGGCATAGATTTTAAACTTTTTTAACTTAATGTTTGTGCTCTCATTTATCTTGGCTCCAAAAACAGCCGCTAAAAATATCACTGCGCTCATGCCAAGCGCCATAAATAGGCCACTTATAACGCCTGCAAAGTAGCTACCTAGCTCATTTGCTAGCACAAAGACAAGTATCGTGCCAGGACAAGGAATAAGTGCTGCAGCGGCTGCAATCAGCCATTCTTCTTTGCTTTTTGGTTTTTTTGTGGTACAGATATTACAGCCACAGTCGCTAGTAAATTTTGTATTTTTACTCAAATTTTGGCTTAAACTTGAGCTAAAAATATAAAATTTATTTAACTCTTTTTTGCTTGAAAGATAAATTTTAACCTTTTTATAAAGCATAAAAATCGCTACAAAAAAGATAATAACGCCAGAAAATGCTGTCGTAACGCTTGCCGTATCTTTTGTCAGATCGCTACTGATCTCACGTAATATCATAAAACTAGCAAGCACAAAAATAAACGCACCCACAACATGTAAAAATCCGATCTTTAAAGAGAAGAAAAAGGCTTTGGCGTAGCTTCCACCAGTTGCGGCAAAATAAGAGCTTGTAAGCACCTTGCCATGTCCAGCAGATGCAGCGTGCAAAAAGCCATAACCAAATGATATGAGCGCTAAAAATAGTAGAGTAAGCGGACTTTTTTGATCAAAATTTCTTAGAATTTGCTTTAATCTATCAAGCATGCTTAGACTTGTTTTTGAAACAAGATCAAACTTAGCTTCATCGATCTTATCGATCTGGCTTAAATTTTCATCTTCAAAATTTACTGAGTTTGGCTCTTTTAGAAGCTCTTTTAATGCAGGTTTTTCGTTATGAGCTTTGGCTACAGCTTTACTTGAAAATGTAAAAAATATTAAATTTGCATTTGGATTTGGTATCGTCCAAAACTGATCTGATACCAAAAATGCGTTATTTTGTGTAAATTTAAAATTAAAATATCCCTCTTTATCGTCCATTTCGACAGACACCACAAAGCCATCTTTGATAAGCAAATTTGTCTTAAAACTAACATCAAATTTTAATCTGCCCTCATCAAAATAGAGTTTATACTTTTTTAAATTTAGCTCAAGCTTTGTAGCATTTTCATCTTTGTAAAAGTACTCAATATTCGTTAAATAGTGCCTTGGCACAAGATAATCAAGTAAATTTAAGCGGATCTTTTTGATCTCACTTTCATCTATCTTTTCATCCTGATTTAGGTCAAAATTTTGCCTCATAAGCTCTGAGAAATTTTGTGAAAATGTCCATGAAAAAGCAATTGTAGTGATATTGTTTTCGTTTGAGTCAAATTTTACGCTCACGTGAGCGGTCGGGCTATAAAGCGAGCAAAGAGCACACCCGAAGGCATTTATAGCAAAGAAGCAAATGACAATCAGGCGTGCTAACATTTTTTATAGACTCTTAGCAAAAATTTCTGCTGTTTTTTTCATCTCATCTAGCCAATTTTCTGGGAGCTGATCAATGCTTATGACCTTTGAGCCAGTCTCTTTTGCTACTAAATTCGCAGCCTTTGTTGGAAACTGCGGAGCCACGAAAATGACCTTTACGCCGTGCTCTTTAGCTTCTTCTATGAGCTCTTTTAGCTCAGCTGGCTTTGGCTCTTTGCCCTCTATCTCGATAGCGATTTGCTCTAAGTTATAGCGTTTTGCAAAATATCCCCAAGATGGGTGATATACGATAAATTCGCGAGTTTTAACATCTTTTAGAGTATTTTTGATAAAGCTATCAAGCTCGTCAAGACTAGCTTTAAATTTAGCTAAATTTTCCTCATAGAGCTTTGCATTTTGTGGGAATTTCTCTATTAATGCCTTAGCAATATTATCAGCTTGAGTTTTTACTAAAACTGGATCAAGCCAAATGTGCGGATCAAGGCCATCATGATGATGGTGATGATGTTCGCCAGCTTCGTGGCCATGGTCATGATGCTCGTGATGCTCATGTTTATGCTCGCCCTCGTGCTTGTGCTCGTGATGTTCATGATGTTCATGATGCTCATGTTCATCGCTCATAGCGATCTTTTCGATGCCTTCTTGTGTTTTTACAATATGTAAATTTTTAAAAGATTTTGAAAAACGCTCTAGCCAAGTATCTTCAAACTCAATGCCAATAGCAAAGTAAAGCTCGCTCTTTTCAAGCTCCTTCATCTGTTTTGGCTTTGGCTCATAAGTGTGCGGATCAGCACCTTTGCCAACCATTGTATTTACGCTTAGTGTATCACCAGCGATCTGCTCAACAAAAAATTTTGTAGGCAATATACTAGTCGTAACAACTGGCTTTGCAAAAAGTGACAAAGCGCAAACTGCTAAAAAAACAAAAATCTTTCTCACCATCTCTCCTTTGTTTGAAAAAATATTGCGGAAGTTTAGCAAATTGCAACTTGGTTGCAACTTAAAGAACAAAAGCCTAAATATAGTGCTTTTTAAATGAAATTTAAAACTTTTAGCGTTAATATACAAAAAATAAAAAGGGCAAGGATGAATGCAAGAAATTTCTTAGAAGAGCATAGTATCAAAGCAACTACTTTTCGCATAAAGCTCGTTGAAATTTTGCAAAATGCCAAAACTCCATTAAGTTATGATGAAATTTTAGAAAGCCTTAATGCAAATAAAACTACTTTTTATAGAAGCATAGAAATTTTTGAAAAAAAGGGCCTTGTCATAAAAACTGAAAATAATCATAAAAGCTACTACGAACTAGCAAATGAGGCAAAAGCGTACTTTATCTGCGATATCTGTCATAAAGTCACAAACATCGATATGCCCCATCTAAACATCGCTAAAAATATAAAAAGCGCCGTGATAAAAGGCGTTTGTGATGAGTGTGATCACGAGTAAAGTGCGATGATCTCAGCTGGAATGGCTTTTGGGCGATTTGTTTTTAGATCGATATAGACAAACTCGGTCTTGCCAGTTGCTATTAACTCGTCATCTTTTTTAAACTCAAAATATCTACACGAAGTCGCCTTGCCTTCAGCTTGTGTGTAAGTGTGAATTTCTATCTCATCCATCAATTTTACGCTTTTTATATATTTGGCTTCATTTTTTCTAATGAGCCAGATCTCACCTCTTTTATACTGCGCCTCGACCGTGTCGCCAACCGCTGCTGAGTGTGCAAATGCAGCCTCTTGCATAAGAGTGAAATAATAGACATTATTCATGTGTCCGTGCATATCAATGGCTTGTGGAGGGATTATTACTTTGTAGATAAAATCTTTCATTTCTAGCCTTTTTTGCTAGAATTATAACCAAAAATAAGGAGCTAAAATGCAAAATTTATGGGATAAAAAGGCATCAAATTATCAAAGGTTTGATGGCAAAGTAAGTGCTATTCAGCAACAAATTTTTGCTAAAGCCTTAGCTTGGGGAGTTGATTTTAGCGGTAAAGAAATTCTTGATATAGGCTGTGGTACCGGTGTTTGGACGATATTTTTATCAAAAACCGCAAAAAATATAACAGGTATCGATAGCTCAAAAAATATGATAGAAATTTTAAATGAAGATGCTAAAAGATTTGGGGTGACAAATTTAGCTAGCGAGGTTTGCTCTTGGAGAGAATTTAAGCCTACAAAGCACTTTGATATTGCAATTTGTACGATGAGTCCAGCGATTGCTAGCGATGAAGATTTTGCTAAATTTCATAGTATTGCAAAGCAAAAACTCTATCTTGGCTGGGATAAGCCTAGAAGCTCTGATTTGATTGAGCCATTTTTTAAAAAATTCGGACGAACTCTCTCGCAAAAAAACGTTGTAAATAGACTTGAAGCGTGGCTAAATGAGCAAGGGATCGCTTATAAGAGTGAAATTTTAAATGAGACAAGGATCGCTAGACGAAGTGTACAGGAAGCTGCTGAGAATATCTGCTGGCACCTTGAGATAAACGGAGCTAAAAACTACGATGAAAAGACGGTTTTAGCGATGTTAAAAGAGAGATTTGACGGCGAGTTTATAGATGAAAAGATAGAGTCGCAGATGAAACTTTTTGTTTTTTTAAGCTAGTTTTTATCTATAGAAAAATTTTTTACCAAATTCACTAAAAATAACTCCAAAGATTATTAAGATCGCGCCAAAAATTTGTATGAGTGTTAGCTTTTCGCCAGCGAAAAAATAGCCGATAAAGCCAGCAGAGACTGGCTCAAGACAGAAAAATAAAGCTGCTTTACTGGCTGTTGTATATCTTTGAGCGATGGTTTGAACAAAGTAGCAAAAAATGGTGCCAATAAATGCAGTGATGAAAATTGCTATAAAAAATTCCCTATCGTAATTTGGCACCACACTACCTTCAATAAATGCAAAGACAAATGAGAGTAAAGAGACGGTGAGAAATACCACAAATACAAGCAAATAAAGCTCGCACTTTCTTACAAAGTGGCCATTTAAGCTCGTGTAAAGTGCGTAAAATATGGCACAAAGTAGGGCAAGTGCCTCGCCGCTCCCAAGCGCTAGCGTGGCGCCACTTAAGAGCCAAAGCCCAAAAATGGCAACAAGCGCCCCCAAAATAGCAAAAATGGTTATTTTATTTTTAAAAATGAGTGCTGTCATAAAAGGCACAATCACACACTCAAGCCCTGTAATAAAAGCAACACTTGAGCTAAAAGTAAGCTTTAGAGCGTAAGTTTGAGCAACAAACGAGCCAAAGAGAACTACGCCAAGGATAATGCCATAAACTACACTTTTTTTATCAAAAATTATAGAAAATTTAAATGTTATAAGTCCCATAAAGATAGCGGAAATAAAAAATCTATAAAAGAGCATGACAAAGACACTATTTGTTTTTAGTGCATTTGCCATAGGCAAAAAAGTAGCTCCCCAAACGATGGCAACTACAATGAGTGCGATGTCGGCCCTGTTTTGCGTGCTTAAATTTTTCATTTAAAGATCGAGTCTAGCACCTTTTTGCCGCTATCTAGGCTAAAGCCGCTTCTTAGCCCCTTTTCTTTCTCGCTCATTACGTTAAATAACCCATCTAACGTCTTTCTTGTGATATATGCGTTTAGATCCTCGCCGTCATCTGGCACATACTCACTTGCACCTAAATTTTTAGCTAGGCTCTTTACTGATTTTATCGTTTCATTATTTTTTGCTGAGCTGCCGATGAAAGAATTTAGCCCATTATAGGCAGTCGCAAAGCTATTGTCACTCATCATTTTTTCAATTATCGGCGCAAATGCCGCCTTTAGCTTTTGGCTGGAGCTTTTCTCTAAATATTTTGTAACGCTGTCACTCCCGCCATTAAAGAGCTTTTTGACATCTGCTTCGCTCATATTTTTTATGCTTTCGCTAAAAATTTCAGCAGCCTTTGGCACGGCCGTGGTCGCAGCGTTGTTTATCGACTTGCTAAGCTCCTGCGCCCACTTCTCGCCGCCCACTTTTTTGGCTAAATTTGACGCCATCTCAAGGCTTTTTGGGAGCGGAATTTTAGCTGTGGCGTTGTTTATAAAGCCCTCTTTTGAAAGCTCGCCAACAGCTGCATTTAGCGCCTCACTAACCAAGCTTTTATAATCGCCATTTGAAGCGTGAGTGGCTATTTTGACGCCTTTGTTTATCATATCATCCATGCTTGCGGCTTGTAAATTTAAAGCAAGCGCGCCACAAAGAATAACAAGAGATCTTTTCATCTTCTCTCCTTTTTAAAATTTAGAGCAAAATCATACAAAAAATATCTAAACACTTAAAATAAATTTAATCTTTTTGCACTAGAATTTACCCTTTTTTTAAAGGAAGACTATGCAACTTTTACTTCTTAGCTTCGCTCTTAGTATGGATAGTGCGGCACTAAATATGGCAAATGGTGCAAGATATAAAAATTTAGCTCTTAATAAAATTTTATTTATTGCTTTTATACTTGGTTTCTTTCAGTTTCTTATGCCGCTTCTCGGCTATCTTTTAGGTGTTAGTTTTGCAAAATTTATAAGCTCGGTTGATCATTTTATTGCATTTTTTATACTCTGTTTTCTTGGTTTTAGAATGTTTAAAGAGGCCTGTAGCAAAGAGGAGTGTGAGTATCTTAAGATAGGATTTAAGACCATTTTGTATGGGGCATTTGCTACTAGTGTGGATGCTCTTGCTGTTGGTGTCACACTTAGCTTTGAAGAGATAAACATCTTTCAAAGCTCGCTCATCATCGGTGTAGTCTGCTTTGTATTAAGTTTGATTGCTTTTTATATAGGTAAATTTATGGGTGAAATTTTAGAGAAAAAGGCGCTCTTTTTGGGAGGAGCGATATTAATTTTTCTAGGTTTTAAAATTTTAATAACGCATTTAATTGAAAGCGGCACAGTTCAATAAAAATTTAAAATAACAATTAAAAATAAGATTTAAGATTAACTATATTTTAAAGCTTATATAGATAAGATTTTGATTTTTAGAAGTGGTGACCCATACGAGACTCGAACTCGTGTTACCGCCGTGAAAGGGCGATGTCCTAACCGCTAGACGAATGGGCCACATGTCGGTTATGAAGTTGGGATTATATTTCTTTTATACTTAATTTTAGATTAATAAGGAAAAATTTTTGAAAAATTTTTTATTTACTTTGTTGTCTGTTTTTGTTTTTACAGGCTGCGTGGCTACCAAAACGCCGCAAAATTCACAAGCTTTTCAAGTTACTTTATTTTCTCCGATGATCAAGATAAATGATGTTGGATTTTTCCATAAATATAAAAATGAGCTAAATTTGCAAATTTATAGCTCCGGTGTAAACACCGCAAACATAAGCATAAGAGATAAAATTTGCATAAATAATGCTTGCTTTAACAAGACTAAGTTTAATGAGAAATTTTTTCTAGCCCCACACTATGAGAGCCTTTTTGAAGAAATTTTGCAAAAAGAAAAGATTTATGAAGGCAAAGGCTTGATAAATACGGAGTGTGGTTTTAGCCAAGATCTAAGTTCATATTTTATAAAATATGAGGTTTGCGACAACTACGTCAAATTTGTAGATAACAAAAATAAAATAAGAGTGATAATAAAAGAGTTAAAATGAGATACATAGGAGCTCACGTAAGTGCGGCTGGAGGCGTGTTTAATGCACCTTTAAATGCTGCAAAAATAGGAGCAAATGCTTTTGCGCTTTTTACAAAAAATCAACGCCAATGGAATGCAAAAGAGCTAAGTATAAGCGAAATAGAGCAGTTTAAGGAAAATCTAAAAATTTCTGGCATAAGTACAAAGCATGTTTTGCCACACAGCAGTTACTTGATAAATTTAGGCCATCCGGATGAGGAGGCAAGAGCAAAGTCGCTTGAAGCTTTTGTAGATGAGATAGATCGCGCCAGTAAGCTTGGGCTAGAGCTTTTAAATTTTCATCCAGGCTCACATCTAAAACAAATAAGCGAAAAAGAGTGCTTAGATAATATCGTAAGCTGCATGAACGTGGCACTTAAGCGCACAAGCGGTGTAAAGCTAGTCATCGAAAATACAGCCGCACAAGGCTCAAATTTAGGCTTTAGTTTTAAGCAGATTGCTTATTTGATAGAGCGAGTAAACGATGAGAGTAGGGTTGGTGTTTGCTTTGATACTTGTCACGCATTTGCTGCTGGATATGATCTAAGAAGCAAAGAGGCCTACGCTAAAACTATGGGGGAATTTGATGCGATCATCGGTTATAAATTTTTATCTGGTATGCATTTAAATGATGCAAAATTTGCCCTTGGCTCAAAAAAAGATAGACACGAGAGCCTTGGCAAGGGTGAGCTTGGATTTAGTGCTTTTAAAAATATAATAAATGATGATAAAATAGGCGAAATTCCTTTAATATTAGAGACGATTGACGAGAGTATTTGGGAAGACGAGATAAAAATTTTAAGAAATTTTGAAAAGGAAAAACTATGAAAAAAGTGCTATTAAGCATTATTATGGCATCTACTTTGCTTAATGCTGGAGGTTATAAGGTTCCTGAGCAAAGTGCTGATTCTTTAGGTCTTGCTGCTAGTAACGTAGCCTTTAGTTTTGGGGCTGATGCGGCATATTTTAACCCAGCAAATATGATGTTTTTAGATGGACGCCATCACATAGAAAGTACCCTCGGCTGGTTTCATATAAATAAGCTCGAGTTTAAAAGTGATAGTGGCAAAAGCTACAAGTCAGAAAAATTTGACTCACTAGCTGGTACATTTAGTTTTGTAACGCCAGAAATTTATGAAAACTGGAAATTTGGTTTAGCTCTTGCCGTTCCTGCTGCTGTTGGTGTATCGTGGGAGGATCCAGCTACCGCATTTACCGCTAAAAGGTTTAAGCTGCAAGTTGTTGAGTTAAATCCAACTGTGGCTTACCGCATAAATGATAAACTTGCCGTTGCTCTTGGTGCTAGAGGTGTTTACACCAAAGGTAAGATAGCAAGTGACTTTGGACAGATAGGCTACAGAGAGATAAAAGGCGATGGTATGGGCTATGGCTACAATGTTGCGCTTACTTATAGACCTATTGAGGATTTGAGCTTTGCTGTTACTTACCGCTCAAATGTAAATTTAGACCTCAAAGGCCATACAGATGCTGATTTTAACGGAGCGCTATCTCCTATAAGCTATCATGGCAAAACAAAAGTTAAGATCCCACTTC is a genomic window containing:
- the nfo gene encoding deoxyribonuclease IV — encoded protein: MRYIGAHVSAAGGVFNAPLNAAKIGANAFALFTKNQRQWNAKELSISEIEQFKENLKISGISTKHVLPHSSYLINLGHPDEEARAKSLEAFVDEIDRASKLGLELLNFHPGSHLKQISEKECLDNIVSCMNVALKRTSGVKLVIENTAAQGSNLGFSFKQIAYLIERVNDESRVGVCFDTCHAFAAGYDLRSKEAYAKTMGEFDAIIGYKFLSGMHLNDAKFALGSKKDRHESLGKGELGFSAFKNIINDDKIGEIPLILETIDESIWEDEIKILRNFEKEKL
- a CDS encoding nickel/cobalt transporter, yielding MLARLIVICFFAINAFGCALCSLYSPTAHVSVKFDSNENNITTIAFSWTFSQNFSELMRQNFDLNQDEKIDESEIKKIRLNLLDYLVPRHYLTNIEYFYKDENATKLELNLKKYKLYFDEGRLKFDVSFKTNLLIKDGFVVSVEMDDKEGYFNFKFTQNNAFLVSDQFWTIPNPNANLIFFTFSSKAVAKAHNEKPALKELLKEPNSVNFEDENLSQIDKIDEAKFDLVSKTSLSMLDRLKQILRNFDQKSPLTLLFLALISFGYGFLHAASAGHGKVLTSSYFAATGGSYAKAFFFSLKIGFLHVVGAFIFVLASFMILREISSDLTKDTASVTTAFSGVIIFFVAIFMLYKKVKIYLSSKKELNKFYIFSSSLSQNLSKNTKFTSDCGCNICTTKKPKSKEEWLIAAAAALIPCPGTILVFVLANELGSYFAGVISGLFMALGMSAVIFLAAVFGAKINESTNIKLKKFKIYAEFMALSVMLWLGLFIFTTTFTQKSLF
- a CDS encoding DUF4197 domain-containing protein, producing the protein MKRSLVILCGALALNLQAASMDDMINKGVKIATHASNGDYKSLVSEALNAAVGELSKEGFINNATAKIPLPKSLEMASNLAKKVGGEKWAQELSKSINNAATTAVPKAAEIFSESIKNMSEADVKKLFNGGSDSVTKYLEKSSSQKLKAAFAPIIEKMMSDNSFATAYNGLNSFIGSSAKNNETIKSVKSLAKNLGASEYVPDDGEDLNAYITRKTLDGLFNVMSEKEKGLRSGFSLDSGKKVLDSIFK
- a CDS encoding OmpP1/FadL family transporter codes for the protein MKKVLLSIIMASTLLNAGGYKVPEQSADSLGLAASNVAFSFGADAAYFNPANMMFLDGRHHIESTLGWFHINKLEFKSDSGKSYKSEKFDSLAGTFSFVTPEIYENWKFGLALAVPAAVGVSWEDPATAFTAKRFKLQVVELNPTVAYRINDKLAVALGARGVYTKGKIASDFGQIGYREIKGDGMGYGYNVALTYRPIEDLSFAVTYRSNVNLDLKGHTDADFNGALSPISYHGKTKVKIPLPAQLVLATGYKFSDFTLLLAFERTYWSKFKGYDFEYMDKGPAHSHPAFARFMDDPVIKNAKDTNTYRLGLAYDVNEKFRLMAGFAYDEDITSSKHTGLELPNTTSKVYSFGVNYKFTPNLEMALGYVYQHRDKKRATGITNSIATKMSGEFDTGTIQILGTTFKYTF
- a CDS encoding Fur family transcriptional regulator, whose product is MNARNFLEEHSIKATTFRIKLVEILQNAKTPLSYDEILESLNANKTTFYRSIEIFEKKGLVIKTENNHKSYYELANEAKAYFICDICHKVTNIDMPHLNIAKNIKSAVIKGVCDECDHE
- a CDS encoding metal ABC transporter solute-binding protein, Zn/Mn family, yielding MRKIFVFLAVCALSLFAKPVVTTSILPTKFFVEQIAGDTLSVNTMVGKGADPHTYEPKPKQMKELEKSELYFAIGIEFEDTWLERFSKSFKNLHIVKTQEGIEKIAMSDEHEHHEHHEHHEHKHEGEHKHEHHEHHDHGHEAGEHHHHHHDGLDPHIWLDPVLVKTQADNIAKALIEKFPQNAKLYEENLAKFKASLDELDSFIKNTLKDVKTREFIVYHPSWGYFAKRYNLEQIAIEIEGKEPKPAELKELIEEAKEHGVKVIFVAPQFPTKAANLVAKETGSKVISIDQLPENWLDEMKKTAEIFAKSL
- a CDS encoding metal ABC transporter ATP-binding protein; its protein translation is MKEIIKIKNLNFSYDKQVVLEGINLDYSSDEFLAIIGPNGGGKSTLLKLILGLLKPQSGEIKLFGKEPSEVSKFIGYVPQNFLSNQSFPMMVLEVVLMGLIDKKIFGFYSRDEKQMALAALEKVGMKEFASARIGELSGGQRQRVYIARALCANAKVLVLDEPTASIDTKGQAEIYEILKSINASGVGIVLVSHDLNIVLNYATKIAYVSKNLHIHKTHEDTAKREFIEHLAKSHSHFCDVEIALGECECKIKSNVFKLKR
- a CDS encoding manganese efflux pump MntP, translated to MQLLLLSFALSMDSAALNMANGARYKNLALNKILFIAFILGFFQFLMPLLGYLLGVSFAKFISSVDHFIAFFILCFLGFRMFKEACSKEECEYLKIGFKTILYGAFATSVDALAVGVTLSFEEINIFQSSLIIGVVCFVLSLIAFYIGKFMGEILEKKALFLGGAILIFLGFKILITHLIESGTVQ
- a CDS encoding acyl-CoA thioesterase yields the protein MKDFIYKVIIPPQAIDMHGHMNNVYYFTLMQEAAFAHSAAVGDTVEAQYKRGEIWLIRKNEAKYIKSVKLMDEIEIHTYTQAEGKATSCRYFEFKKDDELIATGKTEFVYIDLKTNRPKAIPAEIIALYS
- a CDS encoding class I SAM-dependent methyltransferase translates to MQNLWDKKASNYQRFDGKVSAIQQQIFAKALAWGVDFSGKEILDIGCGTGVWTIFLSKTAKNITGIDSSKNMIEILNEDAKRFGVTNLASEVCSWREFKPTKHFDIAICTMSPAIASDEDFAKFHSIAKQKLYLGWDKPRSSDLIEPFFKKFGRTLSQKNVVNRLEAWLNEQGIAYKSEILNETRIARRSVQEAAENICWHLEINGAKNYDEKTVLAMLKERFDGEFIDEKIESQMKLFVFLS
- a CDS encoding DMT family transporter, with the protein product MKNLSTQNRADIALIVVAIVWGATFLPMANALKTNSVFVMLFYRFFISAIFMGLITFKFSIIFDKKSVVYGIILGVVLFGSFVAQTYALKLTFSSSVAFITGLECVIVPFMTALIFKNKITIFAILGALVAIFGLWLLSGATLALGSGEALALLCAIFYALYTSLNGHFVRKCELYLLVFVVFLTVSLLSFVFAFIEGSVVPNYDREFFIAIFITAFIGTIFCYFVQTIAQRYTTASKAALFFCLEPVSAGFIGYFFAGEKLTLIQIFGAILIIFGVIFSEFGKKFFYR
- a CDS encoding metal ABC transporter permease; translated protein: MSEILELSFMQNAFIAGILVSIICGLIGSLVVINKMTFIAGGIAHGAYGGIGLAFFFSLEPLLGASIFSLFLALVIATITLKDKTNIDSVIGAIWAFGMAIGIIFIDLTPGYNADLMSYLFGSILAVSGQDITFMSILDILFLALIALFYRQFVAISFDAEFAKLRGVNTTFFHYLLVCMMALCVVATIRVVGLILVIALLTIPPYLAQIFAKRLGLMMLISTIFSVVFCFSGLFISFYFNLTGGASIILVASLCFFAFCFKFKSLRQ